One stretch of Corvus moneduloides isolate bCorMon1 chromosome 16, bCorMon1.pri, whole genome shotgun sequence DNA includes these proteins:
- the ANKS4B gene encoding ankyrin repeat and SAM domain-containing protein 4B, with the protein MSSRYHKAAADGNVDLLKEATRKDLNASDEDGITPTLLAAYHGYLEALEVICRRGGDPDRCDIWGNTALHHAACNGHIHCVSFLINFGANIFALDNDLRTPLEAAASRDRKDCVQILDKAATEQNLLNPKKVSKQKAQAQRNVERQIKECEKRQEKHQHEMNRNYIKERVGTVNSSKGTHSRVKLPGLFASNTTSTLTKNLKDTLKLKAKKTADSTRRQETQRNDQEDDAGRRSVMHLFDEKEEDELLDDLEGKNLADNDSQLSIFQRPGLGKIVFGRNLAAEVNPETVSSEKEGIRFTMASELFQYENAENGGEDDAENSADVPWNEEEVIWEDEEAENTPLEVFLASQMLDEFLPVFMREKIDLDALMLCSDEDLRNIQMELGPRKKVLNAVNKRKQALESPGKTVDTCL; encoded by the exons ATGTCGAGCAGGTATCACAAAGCAGCGGCTGATGGCAATGTGGACCTGTTGAAAGAAGCCACTAGGAAAGACCTCAACGCTTCTGATGAAGATGGGATCACTCCCACCCTTCTGGCAGCCTACCACGGGTACCTGGAAGCTCTGGAAGTCATATGCCGGAGGGG GGGTGATCCGGACAGGTGTGACATCTGGGGGAACACGGCCCTGCACCACGCTGCCTGCAATGGCCACATCCACTGCGTCTCTTTCCTGATCAACTTCGGTGCCAACATCTTCGCTCTGGACAACGACCTGCGCACTCCCCTGGAGGCGGCGGCTAGCAGGGACCGCAAGGACTGCGTCCAGATCCTGGACAAAGCTGCCACCGAGCAGAACCTGCTGAATCCAAAGAAGGTCTCCAAACAGAAGGCACAGGCCCAGAGGAACGTCGAGAGACAAATCAAGGAATGTGAGAAGCGCCAAGAGAAACACCAGCATGAAATGAACCGGAATTACATTAAAGAAAGGGTTGGCACGGTGAATTCTTCCAAAGGAACACACTCCAGGGTAAAGTTGCCTGGTCTGTTTGCTTCAAATACCACAAGTACTTTAACCAAAAACCTGAAAGATACCTTGAAACTCAAGGCAAAAAAGACAGCCGACAGCACAAGAAGGcaggaaacacaaagaaatgacCAAGAGGATGATGCAGGTAGGAGAAGTGTGATGCATTTGTTTGATgagaaagaggaggatgaaTTACTGGATGACCTCGAAGGGAAAAACCTTGCTGATAATGACAGTCAGCTCTCCATTTTTCAGCGGCCAGGTCTTGGCAAGATTGTGTTTGGAAGGAATTTGGCTGCAGAGGTAAATCCTGAAACTGTGTCTTCTGAGAAAGAAGGGATAAGATTTACAATGGCCAGTGAGCTGTTTCAGTATGAGAATGCTGAGAATGGCGGGGAAGATGATGCTGAAAACAGCGCTGATGTCCCTTGGAATGAGGAAGAAGTCATTTGGGAGGAtgaggaagcagaaaatacaccccttgaagtgtttctggCATCACAGATGCTGGATGAATTTCTTCCAGTCTTCATGAGGGAAAAAATTGATTTAGATGCCCTGATGCTATGCTCTGATGAAGATCTACGCAACATTCAGATGGAGCTTGGGCCAAGAAAGAAAGTCCTGAATGCtgtgaataaaagaaaacaggcaCTCGAGAGCCCTGGGAAAACTGTAGATACTTGCTTATAA
- the TMEM159 gene encoding promethin gives MSKEMQELQKRWHSVIQTIHSNANVVAFMNSRVGQYLDDHPFVALSLLMFVAVSAIPVAFFLVFVVTTAVMACIGVIVMEGVVIAIGGIALLCVLCGLGALSLGVSGVLSVSYVALSTLVNYWCASRDQIRKPDVNGSLPQKKPGLDLSANAAKSE, from the exons ATGTCTAAAGAAATGCAGGAACTACAGAAGCGTTGGCACTCCGTGATACAGACCATCCACAGCAACGCAAAT GTTGTTGCCTTTATGAATTCCCGTGTTGGCCAATATTTAGATGACCATCCTTTTGTTGCCTTATCACTCCTGATGTTTGTTGCAGTGTCAGCTATTCCCGTTgcatttttcctggtttttgttgTTACAACAGCTGTAATGGCCTGTATTGGTGTGATAGTCATGGAAG GTGTTGTCATAGCCATAGGTGGCATAGCCCttctctgtgtgctgtgtgGCCTGGGAGCACTGTCCCTGGGAGTTTCTGGAGTGCTGAGTGTTTCTTACGTTGCACTTTCAACTCTGGTCAACTACTGGTGTGCATCAAG GGATCAGATAAGGAAGCCAGATGTTAATGGAAGCTTGCCACAGAAGAAGCCTGGCTTGGATCTTTCTGCCAATGCTGCAAAGAGTGAATAA
- the ZP2 gene encoding zona pellucida sperm-binding protein 2, whose product MWLLLLFGFLLPLAPCAEGLGDQDLLDVSGEEIVSCDHTVDYERLTLRVLFANCTSLQHGQHQLWLRLMVNDTMGEEKNVTYSTHCDSVHADKVVTPVFAGATNCTKDFMAVAFPGLISSLSDEHMVAATPMSWNLSVDDGTRIHQLSLGQAMQQGYNFLVDGHNLIFQVAFAATGVVSYKHNDKVLYTVALKLMYGPPEHRLTVKSRMLCAPGPAICNATHMTVAIPDFPGILMDVDVENKTIPMDQLHENGITLDTQRGVRLHISRRVLKSRLPGESCSGLQYYMSPLKLAFHFHGETVAMVMHPECPCEQHTPIAAVCTQDGYMDFEILAESTTPLLDLDTLRLRDPVCRPAYKSPLNDRVRFHVPLNGCGTRHWFDGEQIHYENEVRALWTDLPLGRISRDSELRLTVKCSFSNGDASLTIKVDNLSPPPSSVNQGSLSLVLLSYPEDSYRQPYREDQYPIVRYLRQPIFLEVQVLNRNDPNLHLVLDDCWATASRDPRSLPQWNIVVDGCEYDLDSYRTVFHPVGRGVSYANYRQRLEVKTFAFVSGDKALPGLVYFHCSVLICHRFHPDSPLCIPRCPRPSRSKRESGMAAVNPAVASLQGPVLLVPEEWSAARGSTLLSKEAWAGIAMTAVGVLSLATMLLFLAFLKCLKRRAYMVNVVG is encoded by the exons ATGTG GTTGCTGCTCCTCTTTGGATTTTTGCTGCCCTTAGCCCCTTGTGCTGAAGGCCTGGGGGATCAGGATCTCTTGG ATGTGAGTGGTGAGGAGATCGTGTCCTGTGACCACACTGTGGATTATGAGAGGCTGACACTCCGTGTCCTGTTTGCCAACTGCACTAGCCTGCAG CATGGTCAGCACCAGCTCTGGTTGAGGCTGATGGTGAATGACACAATGGGAGAGGAGAAGAATGTCACCTACAGCACTCACTGTGACAGCGTTCATGCAGATAAAGTCGTTACTCCTGTGTTTGCTGGTGCAACAAACTGCACAAAAGACTTCATGGCA GTTGCCTTCCCAGGACTCATTTCAAGCCTCAGTGATGAGCATATG GTTGCAGCCACTCCAATGTCCTGGAACCTGTCAGTTGATGATGGAACCAGAATACACCAGCTGAGCCTTGGGCAAGCAATGCAGCAAGGCTATAACTTCCTAGTTGATGGCCACAACCTGATCTTTCAGGTGGCCTTTGCTGCCACAGGAGTTGTGTCCTACAAG CACAACGATAAGGTGCTCTACACTGTGGCACTCAAGCTCATGTACGGCCCTCCTGAGCATAGACTGACTGTGAAGTCAAGAATGCTTTGTGCTCCAG GTCCAGCAATCTGTAATGCAACGCACATGACTGTTGCCATCCCAGACTTTCCAGGGATCCTTATGGATGTGGATGTAGAGAATAAGACCATCCCCATGGATCAGCTTCATGAAAATGGAATCACTCTGGACACACAGAGAGGGGTCAGGCTGCATATTAGCAGGAGAGTCCTTAAGTCCAGG CTGCCTGGGGAGAGCTGCTCAGGACTTCAGTACTACATGTCCCCTTTGAAGCTGGCTTTTCACTTCCATGGGGAGACTGTGGCAATGGTGATGCACCCTGAGTGCCCCTGTGAGCAGCACACACCAATAG CTGCTGTATGCACCCAGGATGGGTACATGGATTTTGAAATCCTTGCTGAGAGTACCACCCCACTGCTGGACTTGGATACACTCAGGCTCAGGGATCCTGTGTGCAGGCCAGCCTACAAGTCACCTTTGAATGACAGGGTTCGGTTCCATGTCCCCCTGAACGGGTGCGGGACCAGGCACTGG TTTGATGGGGAGCAGATTCATTATGAGAATGAGGTGAGGGCATTATGGACAGACCTTCCCCTGGGCAGGATCTCAAGGGACAGTGAACTCAG GTTAACAGTCAAGTGCTCCTTCAGCAATGGTGATGCCTCCCTCACTATAAAAGTAGACAACCTTTCTCCTCCACCTTCTTCAGTGAACCAAGGTTCCCTCTCCTTAGTTCTTCTAAGCTACCCAG AGGACTCGTACAGGCAGCCGTACCGCGAGGATCAGTATCCGATAGTGAGGTACCTGCGGCAGCCCATCTTCCTGGAAGTTCAGGTCCTGAACCGCAACGACCCCAACCTCCACTTGGTACTGGATGACTGCTGGGCAACGGCCTCACGAGATCCAAGATCACTTCCCCAGTGGAATATTGTTGTAGATGG GTGTGAGTATGACCTAGACAGCTACAGGACTGTGTTTCACCCTGTGGGACGTGGTGTCAGCTATGCTAACTATCGCCAAAGGCTGGAAGTGAAGACTTTTGCTTTTGTCAGTGGTGACAAAGCCCTTCCTGGCCTG GTGTACTTCCACTGCAGTGTTCTCATCTGTCACCGTTTTCACCCAGACTCCCCGTTGTGCATACCGAGATGCCCAAGGCCATCTAGAAGCAAGCGAG AAAGTGGGATGGCAGCTGTGAACCCTGCTGTGGCAAGCCTGCAGGGCCCTGTCCTCCTGGTGCCAGAAGAGTGGTCTGCAGCCCGAG GGAGCACTCTCCTGAGCAAGGAGGCATGGGCTGGCATTGCAATGACTGCTGTTGGTGTTCTCTCTCTGGCCACAATGCTGCTATTTCTGGCTTTTCTTAAGTGCCTAAAAAGAAGAGCGTACATGGTAAATGTGGTAGGTTAG
- the CRYM gene encoding ketimine reductase mu-crystallin, with product MGSTPPVFIGAEEVEKHLHRASLLLPALEAALANFSAGAAGGVVQPVRTVLPVPRHGGYLGVMPAYSAADDALTTKLVTFYEHLKDSSVPSHQATVLLFDPSNGTLKAVLDGSVITAKRTAAVSAIATKLLMPAFAEVLCILGAGVQAYSHYDIFTELFTFKEVRIWNRTQEKALKFASSVSGPVRVCSSAQEAVTGADVIVTVTMATAPILFGDWVKPGAHINAVGASRPDWRELDDELMKNSVLFVDSRDAALTESGDVILSGAEIFAELGEVLKGTKPALPEKTTVFKSLGMAVEDTVAAKFVYDAWSAGN from the exons ATGGGCTCGACTCCGCCCGTGTTCATCGGCGCCGAGGAGGTGGAGAAGCACCTGCACCGCGCCAGCCTCCTGCTGCCGGCGCTGGAGGCCGCCCTGGCCAACTTCTCcgcgggcgcggcgggcggggtGGTGCAGCCCGTGCGCACCGTGCTGCCCGTGCCCCGCCACGGCGG GTACCTCGGAGTCATGCCCGCGTACAGTGCTGCGGACGATGCGCTCACAACCAAGTTGGTGACTTTCTATGAGCACCTGAAGGACTCCTCTGTGCCTTCTCACCAAGCGACTGTCCTCTTGTTTGACCCCAGCAATGGCACTTTGAAAGCT GTCCTGGATGGCAGTGTCATTACAGCAAAACGGACAGCTGCAGTTTCTGCCATCGCTACCAAG TTGCTAATGCCAGCTTTTGCAGAAGTGCTGTGCATTTTGGGAGCTGGTGTTCAAGCATACAGCCATTACGATATCTTCACAGAACTGTTCACGTTTAAAGAG GTCAGGATATGGAATCGCACCCAGGAGAAGGCTCTGAAGTTTGCCAGTTCTGTCAGCGGTCCCGTGCGGGtctgctcctctgcccaggAGGCAGTGACAGGGGCTGATGTGATTGTGACAGTCACTATGGCAACAGCTCCCATCTTGTTTGGAGACTGGGTGAAGCCAGGTGCCCACATCAATG CTGTTGGAGCAAGCAGACCAGACTGGAGAGAACTGGATGATGAGCTGATGAAGAATTCTGTTCTGTTCGTGGATTCCAGAGATGCTGCTCTGACAGAATCAGGAGATGTTATTTTATCAGGG GCAGAGATTTTTGCTGAGCTGGGGGAGGTATTGAAGGGTACAAAACCAGCCCTGCCTGAGAAAACAACAGTGTTTAAATCATTGG gGATGGCAGTTGAAGATACAGTAGCAGCAAAATTTGTCTATGACGCGTGGTCAGCTGGTAACTAA